AAGCTGGACAGGGTGGCGGTCTGATCGCCGCTCGCGAACTGCTGACCAGCGCCAATTTCCACTGGCTGCTGGGCAACAGCCTGAAAGTCTCTCTCAGCGTCGCGGCCATTGTCGTACCGTTGGCTTATCTGTTTGCCTACGCTCTGCAACGTACGCTGATTCCCGGTAAAGGCATTTGGCGCGGCATGTCGCTATTGCCACTAATGGCGCCGTCGATGCTGCCGGGGATCGCTTTGGTTTACCTGTTCGGCAATCAGGGCATGTTGCGCGGTTTGCTCTCGGACAATATCTACGGCTTCTGGGGCATTGTTCTGGGCGAGGTCATCTACACCTTCCCACACGCCTTGATGATTTTGCTGTCAGCGTTGTCCCTGGCGGACGCGCGACTGTTCGATGCTGCTTCAAGCATGGGCGCCAGCCCGGCGAAAGCCTTTCGTAGCATCACCTGGCCGGCGACCCGTCAGGCAGTGTTCGCGGCGTTCTGTCTGGTGTTCACCTTGACCATCACCGACTTCGGCGTGCCCGTGGTGGTCGGTGGCGACTACCAAGTGCTGGCGCTGGAAGCTTACAAAGCCGTGGTCGGCCAGCAACAATTCGGTCGCGGTGCGCTGATCGGCATGGTCTTGCTGCTGCCGGCGCTGTTCAGCTTCGGCGTTGATGCCTGGCTGCGTCGGCGTCACGGCGACTCCATGAGCGGTCGGGCGCAGGTCTTTCAACCGGCGGCGTCAAAACTGCGGGACGGCTGCTACCTGGCCATCGTGCTGTTGATCTGCGCGGCATTGCTGCTGGTGTTCGGCATGGCGGTGTACTCGTCGCTGGTGAAATTCTGGCCGTACAACCTGTCGCTGTCGCTCAACCATTACCAGTTCAACGACACGGCGGGCGGCGGCTGGCTGGCCTACGGCAACAGCGTGAAGATGGCGTTGTGTACGGCGTTGATCGGCAGCGTGCTGATCTTCACCGGTGCTTACCTGATGGAAAAAACCAAGGGCCAGCGCGGATTGAATCTGACACTGCGCATGCTCAGTTTCGTCCCGATGGCGGTGCCGGGTCTGGTGCTGGGGCTGGGTTACGTCTTCTTCTTCAACCTCAGCGGCAACCCGTTGCATGTGCTCTACGGGACCATGACCCTGCTGGTGGTCTGCACCATTGCTCACTATTTGACCACTGCGCAAATGACCGCCACCACCGCGCTGCGCCAACTCGATGCCGAGTTCGAAGCTGCCGCGCTGTCGCTCAAGGCGCCGCTGTACCGGCACTACCTGCGGGTCACCGTGCCGATCTGCCTGCCGGCGTTGCTGGACATCGTGCGCTACCTGTTCGTCTCGGCCATGACCACCGTCTCGGCGGCGATCTTCCTCTACAGCCCCGACACCATCCTCGCGGCGGTGGCGGTGCTGAACATGGACGACGCCGGCAACGTCGGCGGCGCGGCGGCGATGTCGACCCTGATTCTGTTCACCTCGGCGGGCGTGTCCCTGCTGCTGGCCTGGGCCTCGCGCGGTTTGTTGCGTCGCTCCCAGGCCTGGCGGCAGACCGCGCCCGGTCTTTGATTCACACCTTCAACTCACACAGGAATTGCACCATGTTCAAGCCTTTGGCCCTGGCCGCTGCTGTCCTCACCGCTTTCAGCCTGAACGCTTACGCGGCAAAAACCGAGTTGACGGTGTACACCGCCCTCGAAGCCGAACAACTGAAGACCTACAAAGAGGCCTTTGAAAAGGCCAACCCGGATGTCGAGATCAAATGGGTGCGCGATTCCACCGGCATCATCACCGCCAAGCTCCTGGCCGAAAAAGCCCGTCCGCAAGCTGACGCAGTTTGGGGGCTGGCAGCGTCGAGCCTGGCGATCCTCGATCAGCAAGGCATGCTGCAAAGCTATGCACCAAAGGACCTCGGCAAGATCGGCGGCAACTATCGCGACGCCGCTAACCCGCCAGCCTGGGTAGGCATGGACGTCTGGGCGGCGACCATTTGCTTCAACACCGTCGAGGCCGAAAAGCAGGGTTTGAGCAAACCCGTGAGCTGGCAGGACCTGACCAAGCCTGAGTACAAAGGCAAGATCGTCATGCCCAATCCGGCCTCGTCCGGCACCGGTTTCCTCGACGTCAGCGCCTGGCTGCAAACCTTCGGCGAGAAGCAGGGCTGGCAGTACATGGACGACTTGCACCAGAACATCGGCCAGTACGTTCACTCCGGTTCCAAGCCATGCAAACTCGCCGCCGCCGGCGAATTCCCGATCGGTATTTCCTTCGAATACCCGGCCGTTCAGTTGAAGCGCCAGGGTGCGCCGCTGGACATCATCCTGCCGAAAGAAGGCCTGGGCTGGGAGATCGAAGCCACCGCCGTGATCAAAGGCACACCGCACGAAGACGCGGCGAAGAAGCTGGCTGACTTCTCCGCGAGCCCGGCGGCGATGGAGCTCTATAAAGAGAACTTCGCAGTGCTCGCGCAACCGGGTATCGCCAAGCCGCAGACTGAACTGCCGGCCGACTACGAGCAGCGTTTGATCAAGAACGACTTTGCCTGGGCGTCGAAGAATCGCGACCAGATCCTGACCGAGTGGCGCAAGCGCTATGACGGTAAGTCCGAGAAAGTGGCTGCCAAGTAAATCTTCGTAGGCTGACAGGGCCCCATCGCGGGCAAGCCCGCTCCCACAGGGTCTGTGGCGTTCACAAAACCTGTGGGAGCGGGCTTGCCCGCGATAGCGGTCTCAAATTCAGGGACAAATCCCCATGACACACCACAACGACATGCTAATCGTCGGCGCCGGCATTCTCGGCCTGTCCCACGCCTATGCTGCTGCCAGACGCGGTCTGAAAGTCACCGTTTTCGAACGCAGCGAAACGCCGCTCGGCGCGTCGGTGCGTAACTTCGGCCAGGCACTGGTCACCGGCCAGCCACCAGGGCCGATGCTCGAATTGGCCAGGGCCAGCCGCGACATCTGGGGCCAATGGGCAGAACTTGTCGGCCTGCAACTCAAGCGCAACGGCTTATACCTGTTCGCCCGCACCGAAGCGGAAGAGCACCTGCTGGAAGCCTTCTGCGCCGGTCGCGCCATGGAGCACGGTTACCGCGTCGAGCTGCTGCGCGGTGCGGCATTGCGCGATTTATACGGTGGCCAGTTCAGCCATCACCGCGCCGCGTTGCACGGCATGGACGACCAGCAGCTGTATTCCCGCGAAGCGATTCCGGCGTTGATCGACTACCTGCGTTGCGAGTTGGGCGTCGAGTTTCATTTCTCCACGCTGGTGCGCGACATCGAACCGGGGCGCTTGCACAGCACCGCCGGTACCTTCAGCGCCGAGCAGATCATCGTTTGCTCCGGCCACGATTATCAAACCTTGCTGGCCGAGCCGATTGCCGAACTGGATCCGCAAATCTGCCGTCTGCAAATGCTCCGCGCCCGCCCGCAGATCAACCTCAACCTGCAACACGCGCTGCTCACCGGTCTGAGTTGCGTGCATTACGGCGCCTTCGCCGATTTGCCGGAAGCCGCCGCGATACGGGCGCAGATTCTGCGCGACGCACCCCATCTGCATGAAAACGGCATTCACCTGCTGATCAGTCCGACGCCTTACGGTGAATTGATCATCGGCGACTCCCACCATTACGGCAGCGATCCATCACCGTTCAATGCCGAGCAGGTGGATGACTGGATGATTGAACTGGCCGAGCAGACGTTGGGCTGCAAGGTGCAAGTGGTCGAACGCTGGCAGGGCGTCTATGGTTCACGCGGGCCGGGGCCGTTCTCCTTTCTGCGGCCGATGCCAGGTGTGAGCGTGGCGCTGATGCACACCGGTGTCGGCATGAGCGTCGGGCCGGCGCTGGCTGAGCGTAACGTCGCGACCTTATTGGGAGACAGTTGATGGACCACCATGAGCAAGTGATCGCAAAGGTGTTCGGTCTGTACGAGCGTTTTGGCGACAACGATTACATCGGCGAACCGGTGTCGCAGATCGAGCACATGTCGCAAGCCGCCGAACTGGCGATGGCCGAGGGCTTCGATGATGAAGTGGTGCTGGCGGCGTTCTTTCACGACATCGGGCACCTCTGCGCCGTGGGTGCCGAGAACATGGGTGGTTTTGGGATCGTCAGCCACGAGCGACTGGGCGCTGATTATTTACGCCGCGCTGGCTTCAGCGAACGCATGGCGTGGCTGGTGGAATATCACGTGCAGGCCAAGCGTTATCTGACGCTCAAAGAGTCTGGGTACTACGAGCGTTTGAGCGAAGCCAGTCGGCGCACGCTTGAGTATCAGGGCGGGGTGATGACGGCTACCGAGGCCGAGGCGTTCGAGCAGGATCCGTTGTGTGCCGTCAGTTTGCGGATGCGTCAGTGGGATGAGTTGGCCAAGGAGATGTGGGTGCCGGTGATGGATCTGGGCATCTTGAAGGAAAAGGCGTTGCGGCTGTTGGCAGAGTAAAGTTTCACAACCGAGTCGCGCCCATCGCGGGCAAGCCCGCTCCCACAGGGATCTTCGGTGTTCATACAATTTCTGTATCACCCAAGACCTTGTGGGAGCGGGCTTGCCCGCGATGAGGCCAGAGCTGACACCGCAGATTGCGGGTCTTTAAAGTTGTTGCGCCAACACCTCAACCTGCTCCTGCCGCTCCCCCTGACTCAACTTCGAATTCGGATTAAGCGACGACCACTGCGGATGCGCCCGCGCCTTGTTCAGCGCTTCCGGCAGTTTGCCTTCGCGCCAGGTTTTGTCTTGCGGCGTGGCGACCTGAATGCTGTCCATCGCCGCGTGCCCACGGGAATTCAGGGCCTGCAGCAGTTGCCGCTGGCGCAAGGCCAACAGTCGTAGCACGCCGTCGTCGACGGTCAGTTCGCGCTGCCCTTTGATCTTGCCCAGCAGCCGGCTGCCGTAGCTGCGGGCAGTTTGCAGGGCGCCGCCGGCAATCGCTCCGGCCAGTGCTGCGGCGCCGAGGGTCAGGCCACCCACCAGCAAATCGACACCGGCTCCGGCCGCCGCGCCAGCCGCGATACCGCCGCCGACCCGCACACCGAGCTGTTTCAAAGTTTCCGGGTTGAACAGGTCATCGCCCCAGCGGCCATCAAGTAGCGGCAGTTCACTGGCCGCCGCGTCTTGTGGGCGGAAGGCATAGAGCTTGAGCAAGGCCTCGACGCAGCGTTGTTCACGCTGACGCACAGCTTTGCGCAGTTCGCTGATCGCTTGCTGTTCCTGCGCCGCCTCGCTGACCACACTGCGGCGGCAGGCGGCGCAATCGATCAATAAATCGGCAATCAGCCGCGCTGCACTTTGCTGACGGGCCAGGCGTTGGGCCTGCTGGTCGGCGATCAAGCGCTCCAGCTGTTCGCGGGAGTTTTCCAGCAGCAGCGCGAGGCTTTCATAGAGTCGACGCTCGCCATCCTCCGGCGGGGCGACGCTGTCGAAACGCACCAATGCATGCAAGCCCAATCGCGCCAGGGCTTCACGCCAATCCGGTTCGCGATGCTGGGCGCTGCTGACAAAATTCAGCACCGGCAGCAGCGGCTTTCCGCAACTGGCCAACACTTCCAGTTCGTCGCGGTACTTGGCCAGCACCGGCTCCCGGGCGTCGATCACATAGAGGCCGGCGTCCGAGGCGAGCAGTTGCCGCAGCACCTTGGCTTCCTGTTCGAAGCGCTGCCGGGCTTCGCTACCCTCCAGAAAACGCGCCAATCGTGCCGGGCCGTCGAGGCGTTCGCCGGGTCGCTCCAGGCGCTCAAGGTAGTCGAGCAGGGCGATGGCATCTTCCAGGCCTGGAGTGTCGAAGAGATCAAGCAACGGCTCGCCGTCTACCGACAATCGCGCGCCTTCGACGTGGCGAGTGGTGCTGGGGCGATGGGACACTTCGCCGAAGCCGACATCTCGCGTCAGCGTTCTCAGCAACGAGGTTTTACCGACGTTGGTGTGGCCGACCACAGCGAGTTTCAGGGGATTAATCATGACCCGTCTCCAGCCAGTTCAATGGCGCGCAATCGGCGAATGGCAGGTCCAGTTGCTGTAGCGCAACATGCCAGTCGCCCAGGCGTTCGGCATCCAGCGCTTCGCCGGGCGGCGCTTGCAGCAACCACACACGGGTGGCGGTAGCGCTGCGAGCCAGTTCGGCAATCAGCGCCAGGCTGCCACGGTCCGGCGAACGCCGTGGGTCACAGGCGATGGCCAGACGAGCCGGGGGAAAACGACTCAGCTGTTCGAGCAGTTTGTGCCGGGATTCTCGGCTGTCGAGGACGCCGGCGTTGTTGACGTTTTTCGGCAACTGCGGCGGCCACGGGCGTTGGTCGTCCAGCTCGATGGCCACCAGCAGCGCGCCATCGCTTTGCAGATCGCTGGCAGTGTTTTCAACCCGATGAAGTTGCGCAGGCGCGGCATCGCTGATGCCCAGGCGTTCGCTGGTGGGCATCAGCCGTTCGCGCAGTTGGGCGTAGCCGGGCAGGTTCAAATCCAGACGCAGGGCTGCTTGACCGGTTTTCCAGCGCCACAGGCAGAACAATGCAAGCAGCAAGCGCGGCAAAACGCCGTACACCAGCAGCACCCCAACCAGCCACGCCGCCCAGGCCTGGCGAGCGCTTTCGATGTTCAGCGCGGCGTCGCCACTGGCGCGAATCATCTCCACGCTCGGCACACTGAAGCCGAGCAAGGCCGGCAGGGCGCCGAGGGCTTGGGTCATGGCGACGAAGGTGTCGCCGCCGAGAATGGTGGTCTCCCAGACGAAACCGTAGCGCCGGGTCGCCATCAGCGTCAGCACCATCACCAAGGCACTGAGCATCGCCAGCAACCACAATCCGTTGACCAGCACACCCAGCGCCCAACGATTGAGTTTCTGCCGTTGCAGCAACAGCAGCAGTGCCGGCGCCAGTTGCGCGGCGTTGGCATCGCGGGCGAGTTTTTCACTGAGCCACAACCACAAGCGTCCGAGGGCGGCGCCCTGTTCGCCGGCGAACACCAGGCCCAGGGCCCAGCTCAATAGCAGAATCAGGTTCAGCCCCAGCAGGCTGCCCAAGGCCCAGAACACATTGACCGGGGACTGGCCGTCGCCCAGCGCGGCAAACGCCAGGCCGGCGCCACTGATCACGGCCAGCACGGCGAGCACGATCAACGCCAGTCGTGCGCCTTGCAGCCAGTGTTTGAGGGCGCGGGTCTGCCCGTCGCGCTCGGCCAGCCACCGGGCGCGGCATTGAATGCGCGTCGGCAGGTCGCCGCCGGCGCTGCGGGCGATTCGGTTGGCTTCCAGATCATCCAAGGGGCCTGCGTGTTCTTCACGCAGGCGTATGGTTTCGCTCAGCCAGAGGCTTTGCAGTGGAGTCAGTTCAGTCACGCGGCATCCCGTCGCTTAATTGAGCGGTGAGCATAACCGCTGTGACGCTTATCGGGGTAAGGGAGGCTCTGGTATCCTCGCCGACATGACTAAATCACTCCCTCTCAGCCTGATCGCAGCCCTCGGTGAAAACCGCGTGATCGGCGTCGACAACAGCATGCCCTGGCACTTGCCGGGGGACTTCAAATACTTCAAGGCCACCACCCTCGGCAAGCCGATCATCATGGGTCGCAAGACCTGGGATTCTCTCGGTCGTCCGCTGCCGGGCCGGCTGAACATCGTGGTCAGCCGTCAGGCGGATCTGCAGCTGGAAGGTGCGGAGGTTTATCCGTCGCTGGAGGCCGCGGTGGTTCGCGCTCAGCAATGGGCGAACGAGCAGGGCGTCGATGAGGTGATGTTGATTGGCGGGGCGCAGTTGTATGCGCAGGGGTTGGCGCAGGCTGATCGGTTGTATCTGACGCGCGTAGCGCTGAGCCCCGAAGGGGATGCGTGGTTTCCGGAGTTTGATTTGAATCAGTGGAAACTGGTGTCGAATGTTCCGAATCCGGCGGAGGGTGACAAGCCTGCCTACAACTTCGAAGTCTGGGAAAAAGCCTAAAAGCATCGCGGGCAAGCCCGCTCCCACAGTAATCAAGGTGGAACACACATTGTGTAAGCACCAAAAAACCTGTGGGAGCGGGCTTGCCCGCGAAGAGGCCCGCTCAGACGATGAAAATCTTAAACGTGAGCCAACGCCCCATGCTCATCCGCATCCAGCAGATCTTTATCGGTCTGCTGCATCATCTGGCTGGTAATCGCACCCGCCGTGATCGAACCACTCACGTTCAACGCCGTACGACCCATATCAATCAGCGGCTCAACCGAAATCAGCAACGCCACCAGTGACACCGGCAAACCCATGGCCGGCAGCACGATCAACGCGGCGAAGGTCGCGCCGCCACCGACCCCGGCCACGCCGGCCGAACTCAGCGTCACAATCGCCACCAACGTCGCGATCCACAGTGGGTCCAGCGGGTTGATGCCCACAGTCGGCGCGACCATCACCGCCAACATTGCCGGGTACAGACCGGCACAGCCGTTCTGGCCAATGGTCGCGCCGAACGAGGCGGCGAAACTGGCGATGGACTGTGGAATACCCAAACGGCTGGTCTGGGCTTCGATGCTCAGCGGAATGGTGGCGGCGCTGGAGCGGCTGGTGAAAGCAAACGTCAGCACCGGCCAGATCTTGCGGAAGAAGCGCAGCGGGTTGATTCCAGCCGCCGACACCAGCAGGCCATGGACTACAAACATCAAGCCCAGGCCGATATAGGACACCACCACGAAACTGCCGAGCTTGATGATGTCTTGCAGGTTGGAGCCGGCGACCACTTTGGTCATCAGCGCCAATACGCCGTACGGGGTCAGCTTCATCACCAGACGTACCAGACGCATCACCCAGGCTTGCAGGGTGTCGATGGCGTTGATCACTTTCTGACCTTTCTCGACATCATCCTTGAGCAGTTGCAGCGCTGCGACCCCAAGGAATGCAGCAAAAATAACCACGCTGATGATCGAAGTCGGCTTGACGCGAGCGAGGTCGGCGAACGGGTTCTGCGGGATGAACGACAGCAGCAGTTGCGGCACATTCAGGTCAGCGACCTTGCCCGCGTAGTCGCTCTGAATGGTTTGCAGGCGAGCCATTTCCTGGGTGCCGGCGACCAGGCCTTCGGCGGTAAGGTCGAACAGGTTGGTCAGACCGATGCCAATCAGCGCCGCGATAGCGGTGGTGAACAGCAGCGTGCCGATGGTCAGGAAGCTGATCTTGCCCAGCGACGAAGCGTTGTGCAGGCGCGCCACGGCGCTGAGG
This genomic stretch from Pseudomonas wuhanensis harbors:
- a CDS encoding GTPase/DUF3482 domain-containing protein translates to MINPLKLAVVGHTNVGKTSLLRTLTRDVGFGEVSHRPSTTRHVEGARLSVDGEPLLDLFDTPGLEDAIALLDYLERLERPGERLDGPARLARFLEGSEARQRFEQEAKVLRQLLASDAGLYVIDAREPVLAKYRDELEVLASCGKPLLPVLNFVSSAQHREPDWREALARLGLHALVRFDSVAPPEDGERRLYESLALLLENSREQLERLIADQQAQRLARQQSAARLIADLLIDCAACRRSVVSEAAQEQQAISELRKAVRQREQRCVEALLKLYAFRPQDAAASELPLLDGRWGDDLFNPETLKQLGVRVGGGIAAGAAAGAGVDLLVGGLTLGAAALAGAIAGGALQTARSYGSRLLGKIKGQRELTVDDGVLRLLALRQRQLLQALNSRGHAAMDSIQVATPQDKTWREGKLPEALNKARAHPQWSSLNPNSKLSQGERQEQVEVLAQQL
- a CDS encoding putative 2-aminoethylphosphonate ABC transporter permease subunit, whose translation is MSANVALPIPHKQVRQTSRAEIGDRLFVVGGKILLLGLLGVAVLMPLLAIFWRGFSSEAGQGGGLIAARELLTSANFHWLLGNSLKVSLSVAAIVVPLAYLFAYALQRTLIPGKGIWRGMSLLPLMAPSMLPGIALVYLFGNQGMLRGLLSDNIYGFWGIVLGEVIYTFPHALMILLSALSLADARLFDAASSMGASPAKAFRSITWPATRQAVFAAFCLVFTLTITDFGVPVVVGGDYQVLALEAYKAVVGQQQFGRGALIGMVLLLPALFSFGVDAWLRRRHGDSMSGRAQVFQPAASKLRDGCYLAIVLLICAALLLVFGMAVYSSLVKFWPYNLSLSLNHYQFNDTAGGGWLAYGNSVKMALCTALIGSVLIFTGAYLMEKTKGQRGLNLTLRMLSFVPMAVPGLVLGLGYVFFFNLSGNPLHVLYGTMTLLVVCTIAHYLTTAQMTATTALRQLDAEFEAAALSLKAPLYRHYLRVTVPICLPALLDIVRYLFVSAMTTVSAAIFLYSPDTILAAVAVLNMDDAGNVGGAAAMSTLILFTSAGVSLLLAWASRGLLRRSQAWRQTAPGL
- a CDS encoding DUF2868 domain-containing protein, which gives rise to MTELTPLQSLWLSETIRLREEHAGPLDDLEANRIARSAGGDLPTRIQCRARWLAERDGQTRALKHWLQGARLALIVLAVLAVISGAGLAFAALGDGQSPVNVFWALGSLLGLNLILLLSWALGLVFAGEQGAALGRLWLWLSEKLARDANAAQLAPALLLLLQRQKLNRWALGVLVNGLWLLAMLSALVMVLTLMATRRYGFVWETTILGGDTFVAMTQALGALPALLGFSVPSVEMIRASGDAALNIESARQAWAAWLVGVLLVYGVLPRLLLALFCLWRWKTGQAALRLDLNLPGYAQLRERLMPTSERLGISDAAPAQLHRVENTASDLQSDGALLVAIELDDQRPWPPQLPKNVNNAGVLDSRESRHKLLEQLSRFPPARLAIACDPRRSPDRGSLALIAELARSATATRVWLLQAPPGEALDAERLGDWHVALQQLDLPFADCAPLNWLETGHD
- a CDS encoding phosphonate degradation HD-domain oxygenase; the protein is MDHHEQVIAKVFGLYERFGDNDYIGEPVSQIEHMSQAAELAMAEGFDDEVVLAAFFHDIGHLCAVGAENMGGFGIVSHERLGADYLRRAGFSERMAWLVEYHVQAKRYLTLKESGYYERLSEASRRTLEYQGGVMTATEAEAFEQDPLCAVSLRMRQWDELAKEMWVPVMDLGILKEKALRLLAE
- a CDS encoding dihydrofolate reductase: MTKSLPLSLIAALGENRVIGVDNSMPWHLPGDFKYFKATTLGKPIIMGRKTWDSLGRPLPGRLNIVVSRQADLQLEGAEVYPSLEAAVVRAQQWANEQGVDEVMLIGGAQLYAQGLAQADRLYLTRVALSPEGDAWFPEFDLNQWKLVSNVPNPAEGDKPAYNFEVWEKA
- a CDS encoding putative 2-aminoethylphosphonate ABC transporter substrate-binding protein — encoded protein: MFKPLALAAAVLTAFSLNAYAAKTELTVYTALEAEQLKTYKEAFEKANPDVEIKWVRDSTGIITAKLLAEKARPQADAVWGLAASSLAILDQQGMLQSYAPKDLGKIGGNYRDAANPPAWVGMDVWAATICFNTVEAEKQGLSKPVSWQDLTKPEYKGKIVMPNPASSGTGFLDVSAWLQTFGEKQGWQYMDDLHQNIGQYVHSGSKPCKLAAAGEFPIGISFEYPAVQLKRQGAPLDIILPKEGLGWEIEATAVIKGTPHEDAAKKLADFSASPAAMELYKENFAVLAQPGIAKPQTELPADYEQRLIKNDFAWASKNRDQILTEWRKRYDGKSEKVAAK
- a CDS encoding TIGR03364 family FAD-dependent oxidoreductase, which produces MTHHNDMLIVGAGILGLSHAYAAARRGLKVTVFERSETPLGASVRNFGQALVTGQPPGPMLELARASRDIWGQWAELVGLQLKRNGLYLFARTEAEEHLLEAFCAGRAMEHGYRVELLRGAALRDLYGGQFSHHRAALHGMDDQQLYSREAIPALIDYLRCELGVEFHFSTLVRDIEPGRLHSTAGTFSAEQIIVCSGHDYQTLLAEPIAELDPQICRLQMLRARPQINLNLQHALLTGLSCVHYGAFADLPEAAAIRAQILRDAPHLHENGIHLLISPTPYGELIIGDSHHYGSDPSPFNAEQVDDWMIELAEQTLGCKVQVVERWQGVYGSRGPGPFSFLRPMPGVSVALMHTGVGMSVGPALAERNVATLLGDS
- a CDS encoding L-cystine transporter, which produces MNLPLILNLLVFLALLFGLAQTRHTTWSLAKKVLLALVLGVIFGVALHTIYGAGNPVLKASISWFDLVGNGYVQLLQMIVIPLVFASILSAVARLHNASSLGKISFLTIGTLLFTTAIAALIGIGLTNLFDLTAEGLVAGTQEMARLQTIQSDYAGKVADLNVPQLLLSFIPQNPFADLARVKPTSIISVVIFAAFLGVAALQLLKDDVEKGQKVINAIDTLQAWVMRLVRLVMKLTPYGVLALMTKVVAGSNLQDIIKLGSFVVVSYIGLGLMFVVHGLLVSAAGINPLRFFRKIWPVLTFAFTSRSSAATIPLSIEAQTSRLGIPQSIASFAASFGATIGQNGCAGLYPAMLAVMVAPTVGINPLDPLWIATLVAIVTLSSAGVAGVGGGATFAALIVLPAMGLPVSLVALLISVEPLIDMGRTALNVSGSITAGAITSQMMQQTDKDLLDADEHGALAHV